One Manduca sexta isolate Smith_Timp_Sample1 chromosome 26, JHU_Msex_v1.0, whole genome shotgun sequence genomic region harbors:
- the LOC115450773 gene encoding uncharacterized protein LOC115450773, with translation MDWSHERVLEFIELLEGEPCIWNPKSESHKNRNLVNDAWTRIISKLTVPCSIEELKKKRNTLLTQYRECLKKIKESTKTGSGADEIYRPSWFAFDAIHNFMGSVYDYRLTISTGTQESTDKSSHSNVYLVEQNLENEALLLIKNRCKEKDKEPDDCDLYGQLLAQKLKTLSVDDRLILMNHVDNIVFKYITEVRRRSSSVRTENMPSKNQTQLLGEHQLDTPGPSALAQPFKTSTPFETETQTSFNDNAHNSTMQIHLAEPHLPTKSSANSICVPKKNIKYYVASSSKNKYKRAKIIVNKKINIPSQQTLINPRKNNIKVQEANAICDDNDGDLNANND, from the exons ATGGACTGGAGCCACGAACGGGTACTTGAATTTATTgagttgcttgaaggagaaccgTGTATATGGAACCCTAAAAGTGAAAgtcataaaaatagaaatttggTCAATGACGCCTGGACGagaataataagtaaattgacAGTACCTTGCTCCATAGaagaattaaaaaagaaaagaaatacgtTGTTGACGCAATACAGGgaatgtttgaaaaaaataaaggaGTCGACGAAAACAGGATCTGGTGCTGACGAAATTTACAGACCATCTTGGTTTGCATTCGAtgcaattcataattttatgggTAGTGTATACGATTATCGTCTGACAATATCAACCGGAACTcag GAAAGTACAGACAAAAGTTCGCACTCGAATGTGTATTTAGTGGAGCAAAATTTAGAAAATGAAGCGCTTTTGCTTATTAAAAACAGATGCAAAGAAAAAGATAAAGAACCGGACGACTGTGATTTATATGGCCAACTACTcgcacaaaaattaaaaaccttaaGTGTGGACGACAGACTCATTTTAATGAACCATgttgataatattgtatttaaatatattacggaGGTTCGAAGAAGAAGCAGTTCAGTGAGAACTGAAAACATGCCATCTAAAAATCAAACTCAGCTTTTAGGTGAACATCAACTTGATACGCCGGGGCCATCGGCGTTGGCACAACCATTCAAAACATCAACACCATTTGAAACGGAGACCCAAACATCATTTAACGATAATGCTCATAACAGCACCATGCAAATTCATCTAGCAGAACCTCATCTGCCAACGAAATCATCAGCTAATTCAATATGTGTGCCAAAGAaaaacattaagtattatgTTGCTAGttcttcaaaaaataaatataaaagagcaaaaattattgttaataagaAAATCAACATCCCGTCTCAACAAACACTTATAAAtccaagaaaaaataatattaaagtacaaGAAGCAAATGCCATATGTGATGATAATGATGGTGATTTAAATGCCAATAATGACTGA